A genomic stretch from Helianthus annuus cultivar XRQ/B chromosome 1, HanXRQr2.0-SUNRISE, whole genome shotgun sequence includes:
- the LOC110939951 gene encoding crooked neck-like protein 1 translates to MANRELDPSSLGYLTRKETEVKLPRPRRVKNKTPAPIQITAEQILREAREREEAEIRPPKQKITDRTELGLQKRKEFEDLIRRVRWNKKYATWEESHKDFNRARSVWERALDVDYRDHTMWFKYLDAQMKNKL, encoded by the coding sequence ATGGCGAATCGAGAATTAGATCCATCATCACTAGGTTACCTAACTCGAAAAGAAACCGAGGTCAAACTCCCCCGTCCAAGGAGGGTGAAGAACAAAACCCCCGCCCCAATCCAAATCACCGCCGAACAGATTCTCCGGGAGGCCAGGGAGCGAGAGGAAGCGGAAATCCGACCACCGAAACAGAAAATAACTGACCGGACAGAGCTTGGGCTCCAAAAACGAAAGGAATTCGAAGATTTAATTAGGAGAGTGAGGTGGAATAAGAAGTATGCAACATGGGAGGAGTCGCACAAGGATTTTAACCGTGCTAGGTCGGTTTGGGAGCGGGCACTTGATGTGGATTATAGGGATCATACAATGTGGTTCAAGTATCTGGATGCCCAGATGAAGAATAAGTTATAA
- the LOC110931646 gene encoding pre-mRNA-splicing factor CLF1, which translates to KQIFNKYIEIELQLGNIDRCRKLYEKYLEWSPENCYAWSRYTELERSLSETERARALFELAIAQPTLDMPELLWKAYINFEIAEGEFERTRQLYEKFLDRTKHLKVWITYAKFEASTIEEVEQQEELPENYDSYQNAIMEQRKLCIQRARRVFENAINYYRTSALELKEERAILLEEWLNMESSFGELGDLESVRFKLPKKLKKRREIEIVDGSDGHEEYIDYLFPEESQASSLKILEQAYKWKKAKGGFR; encoded by the exons aaacagATTTTCAACAAGTACATTGAGATTGAGCTGCAGCTTGGTAACATTGATCGTTGCCGGAAGCTATATGAAAAATATCTGGAGTGGTCACCTGAAAATTGCTATGCGTGGAGCAGGTATACTGAATTGGAAAGATCCTTGAGTGAAACAGAGCGGGCCCGAGCCCTTTTTGAGCTTGCGATTGCACAACCTACACTTGACATGCCAGAGCTGTTATGGAAGGCATACATCAACTTTGAGATAGCAGAGGGTGAATTTGAAAGAACAAGACAGCTATATGAGAAGTTTTTAGACCGAACAAAGCATTTAAAGGTGTGGATCACATATGCAAAGTTTGAAGCATCTACCATTGAAGAAGTAGAACAACAGGAAGAGCTACCTGAAAAT TATGATTCCTATCAAAATGCTATTATGGAACAAAGGAAACTTTGCATTCAGCGCGCCAGAA GAGTATTTGAAAATGCAATAAACTACTACAGAACGTCGGCCCTTGAGCTTAAAGAAGAGAGGGCCATATTACTAGAAGAGTGGTTAAACATGGAAAGCAGTTTTGGTGAGTTGGGTGACCTTGAATCGGTGCGTTTTAAGCTGCCCAAGAAACTGAAGAAGAGAAGAGAGATTGAAATAGTGGATGGTTCTGATGG GCACGAGGAATACATAGATTATCTGTTCCCTGAGGAATCACAAGCATCCAGTTTGAAGATATTGGAGCAAGCATACAAATGGAAAAAAGCAAAAGGTGGtttcagatga
- the LOC110878606 gene encoding eukaryotic translation initiation factor 2 subunit gamma, with product MARKGLMEQDLSKLDVATLHPLSPEVISRQATINIGTIGHVAHGKSTVVKAISGVQTVRFKNELERNITIKLGYANAKIYKCEDEKCPRPMCYKAYGSGKEDSPPCDVPGFENSKMKLMRHVSFVDCPGHDILMATMLNGAAIMDGALLLIAANESCPQPQTSEHLAAVEIMRLQHIIILQNKVDLIQENVAINQHDAIQQFIQGTVADGAPVIPVSAQLRYNIDVVCEYIIKRIPIPERNFISPPNMIVIRSFDVNKPGSEVDEIRGGVAGGSILKGVLKVNQHIEVRPGIVVKDESGNIKCTPIYSRIVSLYAEQNELQFAVPGGLIGVGTTMDPMLTRADRLVGQVLGEVGSLPDVYVELEVNFFLLRRLLGVKTKGTEKQGKVSKLSKAEILMLNIGSMSTGARVLAVKNDLAKLQLTAPVCTSRGEKIALSRRVEKHWRLIGWGQIQAGLTLEIPPCPI from the exons ATGGCTAGAAAAGGTTTAATGGAGCAGGATTTGAGCAAGCTGGATGTAGCAACGCTGCATCCGCTTTCTCCGGAGGTTATATCTCGTCAGGCGACGATTAATATTG GTACTATTGGTCATGTGGCTCATGGGAAGTCAACAGTTGTAAAAGCTATATCTGGTGTACAG ACTGTTCGGTTCAAAAATGAGTTGGAGCGTAACATTACTATCAAGCTTGGGTATGCCAATGCTAAGATATACAAATGTGAAGATGAAAAGTGCCCTCGACCCATGTGCTACAA GGCCTATGGAAGTGGAAAAGAAGATAGCCCTCCTTGTGACGTTCCTGGATTTGAGAACAGCAAGATGAAACTGATGAGGCATGTATCGTTTGTTGACTGTCCA GGACACGATATTCTCATGGCCACTATGCTTAACGGAGCAGCTATCATGGATGGAGCGTTACTTCTCATAGCAGCAAATGAAAGTTGCCCCCAACCTCAGACTTCTGAGCACTTGGCTGCTGTTGAGATTATGAGGCTCCAACATATTATAATTCTTCAAAACAAGGTTGATCTAATTCAAGAAAATGTAGCCATTAACCAACACGACGCAATTCAGCAATTCATCCAG GGAACGGTTGCTGACGGTGCACCAGTGATCCCGGTGTCAGCTCAGCTTAGGTATAATATCGATGTGGTGTGCGAATACATAATAAAAAGGATTCCCATTCCAGAGAGGAACTTCATTTCACCTCCCAATATGATAGTAATCCGTTCGTTTGATGTTAATAAGCCTGGATCTGAGGTTGATGAGATTAGAGGTGGTGTGGCGGGTGGAAGTATCCTCAAG GGTGTGTTGAAGGTAAACCAGCATATTGAGGTCCGTCCAGGGATTGTTGTTAAAGACGAGAGTGGTAACATCAAGTGCACCCCAATTTACTCGAGAATCGTGTCACTATATGCAGAGCAGAATGAACTTCAATTTGCCGTACCTGGAGGCCTTATTGGTGTTGGAACAACAATGGACCCTATGTTGACCCGTGCTGATCGGTTGGTGGGTCAAGTTCTTGGAGAGGTCGGGTCTCTTCCTGATGTTTATGTCGAACTTGAG GTGAACTTTTTTCTTTTGCGTCGGCTGCTTGGTGTGAAGACAAAAGGAACAGAAAAGCAAGGGAAGGTATCAAAGTTGTCAAAGGCGGAAATACTGATGTTGAACATAGGATCAATGTCGACTGGGGCTCGTGTTTTGGCAGTTAAGAATGATTTAGCAAAACTGCAGTTGACGGCACCCGTCTGTACGAGCAGAGGGGAGAAGATTGCTCTGAGCAGGAGAGTTGAGAAGCATTGGCGGTTAATCGGGTGGGGACAAATTCAAGCTGGTTTGACTCTAGAGATCCCACCTTGTCCGATTTAG